The Sporichthya brevicatena sequence TGTCGACGCAGATGATCTTGCCGGTGTAGCAGGTGCGCGGCATGGCGCGCTTGGCCTCGGCCGGGCTCGCCGTCACCAGACCGGCGCCGAGCAGGGTGGTGCAGAGCGCGCCGGCCATGGTCGCGCGGAAGGACTTCGACGCCATCGGGGAACCTTTCGGGGAACGTGCGGTACCCCGAAGTGTTCGGCAGAAGGTGAGACACCCTCAGGCTTAATTGCCATTTTCCCGGACCGGTTTTAACGATCACCCGCGTGTCAGCCGTGCGTTAGGTGTGTACATGGCGTAAACGCGACGCGGCCCCCCGTCACCGCGTACGCGTCCGTACCGTCCCTAGGTGTCCCGGGTCGGCCTAGTAGTGCACGTACACCTTGTCGCCGACGCGCACCGAGTCGAACAGGGCGCGGGTGGCGGCGTAGTCGCGGGTGTTCACGCAGCCGTGGGAGGCCCCGGAGTAGCCGCGGCGGGCGAAGTCCGACGAGTAGTGGATCGCCTGGCCGCCGCTGAAGAACATCGAGAACGGCATCGCGCTGCCGTAGAGGCTCGACACGTGGTTCCGGTTCTTCCAGTACACCGAGAACAGGCCGTTGCGGGTCGGCGTCCGCGAGGAGCCGAACCGGGCGGACATGGAGATGACCGTCCGGCCGTTGACCACGAACGCCAGCTGGCGCGTCGACTTGTTGACGCAGATGACGCGGCCCTTGTTGCAGACGCTCGGGCGGGCCGACGCCTCCGAGGGGAGGGCGATCAGCGTCGCGCCCAGCAGGGTGCTCGATGCCAGCCCGACGAGGGCAGCGCGCTTACGGTTCGTGGCCATTTGCCGACTCCTTGATGCTTGCTAACCAGAGCGAAGTTCACCTCTGGTGAAGGGCACGCTATGCGGAATGTGCGATTTGCACCAGATGTGGGATTTCGTCCACATCACGTACGACGCCTTGCGATGCTGTTCGGTTGACCGGAATGCGGGAAGATCTGCGGCGGTTGCCGTAGCGGGGTTCCGGATCGATCGGGGAGGTTCTCGAGTGCGCGTCCTGCCGGTCGCCGGCGTCATGCCGCGCCGTGTCGCGACTCTCTCCGTGCACACCTCGCCCCTGGACCAACCGGGGACGGGTGACGCCGGCGGGATGAACGTCTACGTCGTCGAGGTCGCCAAACGGCTCGCCCAGGCGGGCGTCGAGGTCGAGATCTTCACGCGTACGACCTCGTCGGACTTACCGCCCGTGGTCGAGATGGCACCGGGAGTCACGGTCCGTCACGTCACCGCCGGGCCCTTCGAAGGGCTCGCGAAGGAGGACCTGCCGGCCCAGCTGTGCGCCTTCACGACGGGCGTCCTGCGGGCCGAGGCGACCCGCGACCCGGGGCACTACGACCTCGTCCACTCCCACTACTGGCTCTCCGGTCAGGTGGGCTGGCTGGCCGCCGA is a genomic window containing:
- a CDS encoding L,D-transpeptidase, whose protein sequence is MATNRKRAALVGLASSTLLGATLIALPSEASARPSVCNKGRVICVNKSTRQLAFVVNGRTVISMSARFGSSRTPTRNGLFSVYWKNRNHVSSLYGSAMPFSMFFSGGQAIHYSSDFARRGYSGASHGCVNTRDYAATRALFDSVRVGDKVYVHY